One part of the Vibrio palustris genome encodes these proteins:
- the lapB gene encoding lipopolysaccharide assembly protein LapB yields MLEILFLLLPIAAAYGWYMGHRSAQQDKQKQSHQISRQYVTGLNLLLSDQSDKAVDHFIELLQVDNDTVDTHLALGNLFRSRGEVDRAIRIHQNLISRTGLTIEQKNIALQQLAKDYMVSGFLDRAERIFEQLVDEPEHRESALQQLTAIYQQTREWHKAIDCAQALVKAGRTKMKRSIAHFWCEIAMQEKSDGHHDKAIQFFKRALQVDPNCVRATMSLGKLHLEYEEYQRTAEYMSKVLEQDIYFVGEVLPIIADCYHHLGQEHELVQFLRACIANKAGVSAELMLAQMVAKHDGTASAQELLTRQLVVNPTMKGFYRLIDYHIAEAEEGRAKSSLLTLQKLVGEQLKAKPHYRCKQCGFATHSLYWHCPSCKSWGTIKPIRGLDGE; encoded by the coding sequence ATGTTAGAAATACTGTTCTTGTTATTACCAATTGCAGCCGCATATGGTTGGTATATGGGGCACCGCAGTGCTCAGCAAGACAAACAGAAACAATCACATCAAATATCTCGTCAATATGTAACGGGGTTGAACCTTCTATTGTCTGATCAATCAGACAAAGCGGTTGATCATTTCATCGAATTGCTTCAGGTGGATAACGATACGGTCGATACTCATCTTGCGCTCGGTAATTTGTTTCGTTCTCGTGGCGAGGTTGATCGCGCTATTCGCATTCACCAAAACTTAATCTCCCGTACCGGATTGACGATTGAGCAAAAAAATATCGCGCTGCAACAACTCGCTAAAGACTATATGGTATCGGGTTTTTTAGATCGTGCAGAGCGTATTTTTGAACAGTTAGTCGATGAGCCAGAACACCGAGAGTCTGCATTACAGCAGTTAACGGCTATCTATCAACAAACACGAGAATGGCATAAAGCGATTGACTGCGCGCAAGCCCTCGTGAAAGCAGGCCGAACCAAAATGAAACGCAGTATTGCGCATTTTTGGTGTGAAATCGCGATGCAAGAGAAGTCTGATGGGCATCATGACAAAGCAATTCAATTTTTCAAACGCGCTTTACAGGTTGATCCGAATTGTGTCCGTGCGACGATGTCATTGGGTAAACTTCATCTTGAGTATGAAGAGTACCAGCGTACAGCTGAGTATATGAGTAAGGTTTTAGAGCAAGATATCTATTTTGTTGGTGAAGTATTGCCTATTATTGCTGATTGTTATCATCACCTTGGGCAAGAGCATGAGTTAGTGCAATTCTTACGAGCATGTATCGCCAATAAAGCAGGTGTGTCCGCGGAATTGATGTTGGCTCAGATGGTCGCTAAGCACGACGGTACTGCGTCTGCACAAGAGCTACTCACACGCCAATTAGTTGTAAACCCCACGATGAAGGGCTTCTATCGTCTGATTGACTATCACATTGCAGAAGCCGAAGAGGGAAGAGCCAAGTCAAGTTTGCTGACATTGCAAAAATTGGTGGGTGAGCAACTTAAAGCAAAACCCCATTATCGCTGTAAGCAATGTGGTTTTGCAACACACTCACTATATTGGCATTGCCCATCTTGTAAAAGTTGGGGCACCATTAAACCGATTCGTGGTTTAGACGGAGAGTAA
- a CDS encoding LapA family protein: protein MKIIKGLLILVLFLVALAIGAQNQAVVTFNYLLAQGQFHLSTLLGSVFIVGFLLAWGICLAFHFKSKVTIRKLNKQLKKHTANNDVSNEN, encoded by the coding sequence ATGAAAATTATAAAAGGTTTATTGATTCTGGTTTTATTCCTAGTTGCTCTAGCAATAGGTGCACAAAACCAAGCAGTGGTCACATTCAATTACTTGTTGGCACAAGGACAGTTTCACCTTTCTACGTTACTTGGCAGCGTTTTTATTGTGGGTTTTTTATTGGCGTGGGGGATTTGTCTTGCTTTTCATTTCAAATCTAAAGTGACTATACGCAAACTGAATAAGCAACTCAAAAAACATACGGCCAACAACGATGTTTCTAATGAAAACTGA
- the ihfB gene encoding integration host factor subunit beta, translated as MTKSELIERLCAEKTHLSAKEIEDAVKDILEHMASTLEGGERIEIRGFGSFSLHYREPRVGRNPKTGEKVELEGKYVPHFKPGKELRERVNESL; from the coding sequence ATGACTAAGTCTGAATTGATCGAAAGACTTTGTGCTGAAAAAACACATCTATCAGCCAAAGAAATTGAAGATGCGGTGAAAGACATTCTTGAACATATGGCATCTACGTTGGAAGGTGGAGAACGCATCGAAATTCGTGGTTTCGGTAGTTTCTCTTTGCATTATCGTGAGCCTCGTGTCGGACGTAATCCGAAAACTGGCGAAAAAGTGGAATTGGAAGGAAAGTACGTTCCCCATTTTAAGCCAGGGAAAGAGTTGCGTGAGCGTGTGAACGAAAGTCTCTGA
- the rpsA gene encoding 30S ribosomal protein S1, with the protein MTESFAQLFEEFLNETEFQQGTIVKGTVVAIENGYVLVDAGLKSESTIPAEQFKNAAGELEVEVGSEVDVALDAVEDGFGETQLSREKAKRHEAWIVLEKAYEEAETVVGIINGKVKGGFTVELNGIRAFLPGSLVDVRPIRDTTHLENKELEFKVIKLDQKRNNVVVSRRAVIESENSVEREQLLETLQEGTEVKGIVKNLTDYGAFVDLGGVDGLLHITDMAWKRVKHPSEIVNVGDEINVKVLKFDRERTRVSLGLKQLGEDPWVAIAARYPEGHKLTGRVTNLTDYGCFVEIEEGVEGLVHVSEMDWTNKNIHPSKVVNVGDEVEVMVLDIDEERRRISLGLKQCKANPWQEFAETQAKGDKVTGKIKSITDFGIFIGLEGGIDGLVHLSDISWNAPGEEAVREYKKGDEISAVVLAVDADRERISLGVKQMENDPFNAYVADNKKGTLVNGTITAVDAKGANIELAEGVEGYIRVSELSRERIEDASTILNVGDSIEAKFTGVDRKNRVVNLSIKAKDEADEQEAMATLNTKQDDTAGFGNAMADAFKAAKSE; encoded by the coding sequence ATGACTGAATCTTTTGCTCAACTCTTTGAAGAGTTTCTAAACGAAACAGAATTCCAACAAGGTACTATCGTTAAAGGTACTGTTGTTGCTATCGAAAACGGCTATGTACTTGTTGATGCAGGTCTAAAATCTGAATCTACTATCCCTGCTGAACAATTCAAAAACGCTGCTGGCGAACTTGAAGTTGAAGTTGGTTCTGAAGTAGATGTTGCTCTAGACGCTGTGGAAGATGGTTTCGGTGAAACTCAACTTTCTCGTGAGAAAGCAAAACGTCACGAAGCTTGGATCGTTCTTGAGAAAGCTTACGAAGAAGCTGAAACTGTTGTTGGTATCATCAACGGTAAAGTGAAAGGCGGTTTCACTGTTGAACTTAACGGTATCCGTGCATTCCTACCTGGTTCTCTTGTTGATGTTCGTCCTATTCGTGACACAACTCACCTAGAAAACAAAGAGCTAGAGTTCAAAGTAATCAAGCTTGACCAGAAACGTAACAACGTTGTTGTTTCACGTCGTGCTGTTATCGAATCTGAAAACAGTGTTGAACGTGAACAGCTTCTTGAAACGCTTCAAGAAGGTACTGAAGTTAAAGGTATCGTTAAGAACCTTACAGACTACGGTGCATTCGTGGACCTTGGTGGTGTTGACGGTCTTCTACATATCACTGATATGGCTTGGAAACGCGTTAAGCATCCATCTGAGATCGTTAATGTTGGTGACGAAATCAATGTTAAAGTTCTTAAGTTCGACCGTGAGCGCACTCGCGTATCACTAGGTCTTAAGCAGCTTGGTGAAGATCCATGGGTAGCTATCGCAGCTCGTTACCCAGAAGGTCACAAACTAACTGGTCGCGTTACTAACCTTACTGATTACGGTTGTTTCGTTGAAATTGAAGAAGGCGTTGAAGGTCTTGTTCACGTTTCAGAAATGGATTGGACTAACAAGAACATCCACCCATCTAAAGTTGTTAATGTTGGCGACGAAGTTGAGGTTATGGTTCTTGATATCGACGAAGAACGTCGTCGTATCTCTCTAGGTCTGAAACAGTGTAAAGCTAACCCTTGGCAAGAGTTTGCAGAAACTCAAGCTAAAGGTGACAAAGTTACTGGTAAGATCAAATCTATCACTGACTTTGGTATCTTCATCGGTCTTGAAGGCGGCATCGACGGTCTAGTTCACCTATCTGACATCTCTTGGAATGCTCCAGGCGAAGAAGCAGTACGTGAATACAAGAAAGGCGACGAAATCTCTGCAGTTGTTCTAGCTGTAGATGCAGATCGTGAGCGCATTTCTCTAGGCGTTAAGCAAATGGAAAATGACCCATTCAATGCTTACGTTGCTGACAACAAGAAAGGCACTCTAGTTAACGGTACAATTACTGCTGTTGACGCTAAAGGTGCTAACATTGAACTTGCTGAAGGCGTTGAAGGTTACATCCGTGTATCTGAACTGTCTCGCGAGCGCATTGAAGATGCAAGCACGATCCTTAACGTTGGTGACAGCATCGAAGCGAAATTTACTGGTGTAGACCGTAAAAACCGCGTCGTTAACCTGTCTATCAAAGCTAAAGACGAAGCTGACGAGCAAGAAGCAATGGCTACATTGAACACTAAGCAGGATGATACTGCTGGTTTCGGTAACGCTATGGCTGATGCTTTCAAAGCAGCAAAAAGCGAGTAA
- the cmk gene encoding (d)CMP kinase → MSSQTPVVTVDGPSGAGKGTLCMLLAKKLGFHLLDSGAIYRVLALAAIHHGVDTDSEEALVPLATHLDVQFIAEGELVKVILEGEDVSGDLRKEETGMAASKVAALPRVREALLRRQRAFADGVGLVADGRDMGTVVFPKAEVKIFLDASADERARRRYKQLQLKGLDVRFDALLSEIQQRDDRDRNRAVAPLKPADDALLLDSTSLSIEEVVEQALQYIESKLS, encoded by the coding sequence ATGTCTTCGCAAACCCCTGTCGTCACCGTAGATGGACCCAGTGGAGCCGGTAAAGGCACACTTTGTATGTTACTGGCTAAAAAACTCGGTTTTCATCTGCTCGATTCAGGCGCCATTTATCGAGTGTTGGCGCTAGCGGCGATTCATCATGGTGTGGATACAGACTCTGAAGAAGCACTGGTTCCTCTTGCGACTCACTTAGATGTACAGTTTATTGCAGAGGGTGAGCTTGTGAAAGTTATCCTAGAAGGCGAAGATGTCTCGGGTGATTTACGCAAGGAAGAAACGGGCATGGCCGCATCAAAAGTGGCGGCATTACCACGTGTTCGAGAAGCGCTACTGCGTCGTCAGCGTGCGTTTGCAGATGGTGTGGGGCTAGTGGCTGATGGTCGTGATATGGGTACGGTGGTTTTTCCGAAAGCTGAAGTGAAAATATTCCTCGATGCGAGTGCGGACGAGCGTGCACGCCGTCGTTATAAGCAGTTGCAACTGAAAGGGTTAGATGTTAGATTTGACGCCCTTTTAAGCGAAATTCAGCAGCGAGACGATAGAGATCGTAATCGCGCCGTGGCGCCATTGAAGCCAGCTGATGATGCTTTATTGCTTGATTCAACAAGTTTATCTATTGAAGAAGTGGTTGAACAAGCATTACAATATATAGAATCTAAGCTGTCTTGA
- a CDS encoding ComEA family DNA-binding protein, with protein MADSPQTGDEIQVTVNVNTASAEELATLLSGVGLSKANAIVMYRDKNGPFESQDELSKVKGIGTATIAKNAQRLRVK; from the coding sequence ATGGCTGACTCACCACAGACTGGTGATGAAATTCAAGTCACTGTCAACGTTAATACGGCGTCTGCAGAAGAGTTAGCGACATTATTAAGTGGGGTTGGCCTGTCTAAAGCGAATGCCATCGTGATGTATCGTGATAAAAATGGGCCATTTGAGAGTCAAGATGAACTCAGTAAAGTTAAAGGGATCGGTACTGCGACCATAGCAAAAAACGCGCAACGCTTACGCGTGAAGTAA
- the ppiD gene encoding peptidylprolyl isomerase, producing MMDRLREGANSIAIKVILGLIILSFVFAGIGSYLVGGNNNAAAKVGDTTISRAKFEQAYQNERNRMQSQMGDYFSNLLGDPSYVASFRKSVLDRMINDQLIEQHAKDLGLRVSDKQVRQQLLQIPAFQKDGQFDKSLYQAALQRSHFTPDTFAEYLRQDLLRNQLMQAIQSSEFTLPSEVKQQAGLIGQTRAIRTITLDTADFAKKVSLTDKEIQQYYQEHSQAFTRPEQEKISYLELSAKELKANISISDKAAQQYYDDHKAQYSTPEQRSVSHILIKGDEKKAQAILKELNNGAKFATIAKKESQDVGSAKQGGELGWIERKTMDPKFEDAAFALKKVGDISGVVKSSFGYHIIKLDAVKAPKAKPFSDVKAKIIADLKDQKAVDQFYKLQDKLEKVAFESPDSLDASAKAIGAKYKTTGFIGMNGQGPELLQNQDVQKALDSSDVKDQGLNSKVIQLGPEDVAVVRIEQTRPEKLLPLADVKSKVVKTLTTMKAEDKANTLADTIITALDKGDKSVLKANGLSFSKQQTVDRNSDMARTVFAMTKPKDGKASYDRGQDSDGNTVVIALDSIATKSNAKLITQLKQQMPRLMVKQDVQGLLSVLRANTDIEYYVK from the coding sequence ATGATGGATCGATTACGCGAGGGCGCTAATAGCATCGCGATCAAAGTTATTTTAGGGCTCATCATTCTATCTTTTGTGTTTGCAGGGATTGGAAGCTATCTTGTAGGTGGCAACAACAATGCAGCAGCAAAAGTAGGTGATACCACCATTAGTCGTGCTAAGTTTGAACAAGCTTACCAAAATGAGCGCAATCGTATGCAGTCTCAAATGGGCGACTACTTCTCTAATTTGTTAGGAGATCCATCTTATGTGGCTTCCTTCCGTAAATCGGTTCTCGACCGCATGATTAATGACCAATTGATTGAACAGCACGCTAAAGATTTAGGCTTGCGTGTAAGCGATAAGCAAGTTCGTCAACAGTTGTTACAAATTCCAGCGTTCCAGAAAGATGGTCAATTCGATAAGAGCTTGTACCAAGCTGCACTACAGCGTTCACATTTCACTCCCGACACTTTTGCCGAATACTTACGCCAAGACTTATTGCGTAACCAGTTGATGCAAGCGATTCAATCGAGTGAATTTACCTTGCCGAGTGAAGTAAAACAACAAGCGGGATTAATCGGTCAAACGCGTGCTATTCGCACGATTACGTTAGATACTGCTGATTTTGCAAAAAAAGTGTCATTGACGGATAAAGAAATCCAGCAATATTATCAAGAACATTCGCAAGCATTCACGCGCCCTGAACAAGAAAAAATCTCGTATTTAGAGTTATCAGCAAAAGAGCTGAAAGCCAACATCTCTATATCTGATAAAGCTGCGCAACAATATTACGATGATCATAAAGCGCAGTATTCTACGCCTGAACAGCGTAGTGTTAGTCATATCTTGATTAAAGGCGATGAGAAAAAAGCACAAGCGATTCTTAAAGAACTCAATAATGGTGCGAAATTTGCGACTATCGCGAAAAAAGAATCGCAAGATGTGGGTAGTGCTAAGCAAGGCGGCGAACTTGGATGGATTGAACGTAAAACGATGGATCCAAAATTTGAAGACGCTGCATTTGCATTGAAGAAAGTGGGTGATATTTCTGGTGTAGTTAAATCATCGTTTGGTTATCACATCATCAAGCTGGATGCCGTTAAAGCGCCAAAAGCGAAACCATTTAGCGATGTTAAAGCCAAAATCATCGCAGATTTAAAAGATCAAAAAGCGGTTGATCAATTCTATAAACTGCAAGATAAGCTAGAAAAAGTGGCGTTTGAATCGCCGGATTCATTAGATGCTTCTGCAAAGGCTATTGGTGCTAAGTACAAAACAACCGGTTTCATCGGTATGAATGGTCAGGGTCCTGAATTATTGCAAAATCAAGACGTGCAAAAAGCATTAGATAGCAGTGATGTTAAAGACCAAGGCTTGAATTCGAAAGTTATTCAACTCGGGCCTGAAGATGTCGCTGTTGTGCGTATTGAACAGACTCGCCCAGAGAAGTTATTGCCACTTGCTGATGTAAAAAGCAAAGTCGTAAAAACGTTAACCACAATGAAAGCGGAAGATAAAGCGAACACATTGGCGGATACAATCATTACCGCGTTAGATAAAGGCGATAAATCGGTATTGAAAGCCAATGGATTGTCTTTTAGCAAGCAACAAACGGTTGATCGTAACTCAGATATGGCACGTACAGTGTTTGCTATGACTAAACCTAAAGATGGTAAAGCAAGCTATGACCGTGGTCAGGATAGTGATGGAAATACTGTTGTGATTGCGTTAGATAGCATTGCGACGAAATCGAATGCCAAACTGATTACTCAGCTTAAGCAGCAGATGCCGCGTTTAATGGTTAAGCAAGACGTTCAAGGGTTGTTGTCTGTACTTCGTGCTAATACTGATATTGAGTATTATGTGAAGTAA
- a CDS encoding HU family DNA-binding protein yields the protein MNKTQLVEQIAANAELSKASAGRALDAFIEAVSESLQSDDPVALVGFGTFQVRTRAARTGRNPKTGEEIQIAEAKVPAFKAGKALKDACNE from the coding sequence GTGAATAAAACACAATTAGTAGAACAAATCGCAGCGAATGCTGAACTATCTAAAGCGTCAGCAGGGCGTGCACTGGATGCATTTATTGAAGCAGTATCAGAATCACTACAATCTGACGATCCTGTTGCCTTAGTGGGCTTTGGTACTTTCCAAGTACGTACCCGCGCTGCACGTACTGGTCGTAACCCGAAAACGGGTGAAGAAATTCAAATCGCAGAAGCAAAAGTGCCAGCATTTAAAGCAGGCAAAGCATTAAAAGACGCCTGTAACGAGTAA